The genomic DNA GACGCACAAAAGGCCGAATGGCAAAAGGTTATGCAGTCAATCTATCCTAAATTTTATGATGTTATCGGTAAAGACCTCATAGAAAAGACTCTTGGGACAAAATGATGAAGAGCTTTTTTAATGTCCTTGATATAGCGATAGCCTCACTAAATAAAACTATCGCAGTAGTTGGGCTCGCAAGTGGAACATTGCTAGCCTTTGCAAATGTTATGGCTAGATATTTTTTCGATAAAAGCTGGTCATGGGCAAGCGAGCTATCAAACTATCTTTTTATCTGGTCGGCGTTTTTTGCCGCGGCATATGGCTTTAATAAGGGCATTCACGTCAGTGTAACTATTTTGGTGGAAAAATTTCCACCAGCCCTTGCAAAAGCGTGTTTAATCTTTTCTCATGTACTAACTACTGTGTTTTTGTTATTTATCGCAGTCTATTCGATTGATTATCTACAAATTCTTCACGAGATCGAGCAGATGATAATAGACCTTGGCATACCACAATGGGTACCTATGGTAGTACTTCCAATAGCCTTCGTTACAGCTAGCTACCGCTCGACTGAAAAAGCCATAAAAGTAGCTCTAACGCCTGCAGAAAACGTTGTGAGCAACGAAGCACATGAGCTAG from Campylobacter concisus includes the following:
- a CDS encoding TRAP transporter small permease, giving the protein MKSFFNVLDIAIASLNKTIAVVGLASGTLLAFANVMARYFFDKSWSWASELSNYLFIWSAFFAAAYGFNKGIHVSVTILVEKFPPALAKACLIFSHVLTTVFLLFIAVYSIDYLQILHEIEQMIIDLGIPQWVPMVVLPIAFVTASYRSTEKAIKVALTPAENVVSNEAHELAHGSVVKD